The following are encoded in a window of Gramella sp. MT6 genomic DNA:
- the argH gene encoding argininosuccinate lyase: protein MKLWDKGISIDKQIEKFTIGNDRELDMHLAEYDIQASKAHAKMLGKVDILTEQEVELLLAELDILKDQLEKGQFEIEEDFEDVHSKIEFELTKKLGDTGKKIHTARSRNDQVLVAQQLYFKDNLQQITLKTKKLIDVLLCLADEHKEEVLPGYTHLQVAMPSSFGLWFSAYAELLIDDLYLLEAGLKIVDQNPLGSAAGYGSSFPIDREFTTKELGFSTQKFNVVAAQMSRGKCERTVTSNIASLANTLSRFAMDICLYMSQNFDFITFPDELTTGSSIMPHKKNPDVFELVRGKCNKLQAIANEMILITNNLPSGYHRDFQLIKENSIYAVENMKEILDVFTHSIAQIKVKKVDLKDEKYKYLFTVDSINELVINGTSFRDAYKIIGEQVQNGSYEASEGMKHTHSGSKDNLSLNMIKNKLQQL, encoded by the coding sequence ATGAAACTCTGGGATAAAGGTATTTCAATAGACAAACAGATTGAAAAATTCACTATTGGAAATGACCGTGAACTGGATATGCATCTGGCCGAATATGATATTCAGGCTTCCAAGGCACATGCTAAGATGCTGGGAAAGGTTGATATTTTGACTGAACAGGAGGTAGAATTACTTCTTGCTGAACTTGATATCCTGAAGGATCAGCTGGAAAAAGGACAATTTGAGATCGAAGAGGATTTTGAAGATGTTCATTCAAAGATAGAATTCGAACTCACCAAAAAACTCGGAGATACCGGTAAAAAGATCCACACCGCCCGTTCGAGGAATGATCAGGTTCTGGTAGCACAGCAGTTATATTTTAAAGATAATCTACAGCAGATCACTTTAAAAACTAAAAAACTTATTGATGTACTTTTGTGCCTGGCCGATGAACATAAGGAAGAGGTTCTTCCCGGATACACCCATCTGCAAGTAGCAATGCCATCTTCTTTCGGGTTGTGGTTTTCAGCTTATGCTGAATTGCTTATTGATGATCTCTATTTACTGGAAGCTGGTTTGAAAATCGTGGATCAGAATCCTTTAGGTTCCGCAGCCGGTTATGGTTCATCATTTCCTATTGACAGGGAATTCACGACAAAAGAACTTGGCTTTTCAACCCAGAAGTTTAATGTGGTCGCGGCACAGATGAGCAGGGGAAAATGTGAGAGAACGGTAACTTCTAATATCGCGTCTCTGGCCAATACACTTTCCAGGTTTGCTATGGATATCTGTTTGTATATGAGTCAGAATTTTGATTTCATCACCTTTCCGGATGAGCTTACCACAGGTTCCAGTATTATGCCGCATAAGAAGAATCCGGATGTTTTTGAACTTGTGAGGGGGAAATGCAATAAACTTCAGGCTATTGCCAATGAAATGATCCTTATCACCAACAATCTGCCAAGTGGTTACCACAGGGATTTTCAACTTATTAAAGAGAATAGCATTTATGCAGTTGAAAATATGAAGGAGATACTAGATGTTTTTACGCATTCTATCGCCCAGATCAAGGTGAAAAAAGTAGATCTTAAGGATGAGAAATATAAATACCTGTTTACAGTAGACAGTATTAACGAACTGGTGATCAATGGAACATCATTCAGGGACGCATATAAGATAATAGGGGAGCAGGTTCAAAACGGATCCTATGAGGCTTCAGAAGGAATGAAACATACACATTCAGGAAGCAAAGACAATCTTTCACTGAATATGATCAAAAACAAATTACAGCAGCTTTAA
- the leuB gene encoding 3-isopropylmalate dehydrogenase translates to MKFNIAVLPGDGVGPEITQQSVKVLKAVADRFDHEFIFEEAEVGAVAIDLLGDPLPETTLELCKKSDAVLFGAIGDPKYDNDPSAKIRPEQGLLKLRKELGLFANIRPVRAYKSLIHKSPLKPENIEGADMVIFRELTGGIYFGEKSTSEDGRCASDLCTYSVEEIERIAHLAFKAAEDRRKKLTLIDKANVLETSRLWRKTVTEIAKDYPGVKVDYLFVDNAAMQMILNPKQFDVILTENMFGDIISDEASVIGGSIGLLESASVGTENALFEPIHGSYPQAAGKGIANPVASVLSAAMMLDHLGLKKEAETVRMAVELSIKLNVCTIDINKDNHYSTERVGDFLESVISDTEGHIVNNENLNLGQMTII, encoded by the coding sequence ATGAAATTCAATATAGCTGTACTTCCCGGAGACGGGGTTGGTCCTGAAATAACACAGCAGTCAGTGAAAGTGCTGAAGGCTGTTGCAGATAGATTTGATCATGAGTTCATTTTTGAAGAAGCTGAAGTGGGTGCTGTTGCAATAGATTTATTGGGGGATCCGTTGCCAGAAACCACACTCGAACTATGTAAAAAATCTGACGCTGTGCTATTTGGGGCAATTGGTGATCCTAAGTATGATAATGATCCCTCGGCAAAAATAAGACCGGAACAGGGATTGCTTAAACTTAGAAAGGAACTTGGACTTTTCGCTAACATCAGGCCGGTTAGAGCCTATAAGAGCCTTATCCATAAATCTCCCTTAAAACCTGAAAATATTGAAGGTGCAGATATGGTCATCTTCCGGGAACTCACCGGTGGAATATATTTTGGAGAAAAGAGTACGTCTGAAGATGGCAGATGTGCTTCAGATCTTTGTACCTATTCCGTAGAAGAAATAGAACGAATTGCTCACCTGGCTTTTAAGGCTGCTGAAGATAGGCGGAAAAAATTAACACTAATCGATAAAGCAAATGTTCTTGAAACTTCTCGTTTATGGAGAAAAACGGTGACCGAGATCGCTAAAGATTATCCTGGAGTAAAGGTCGATTATTTATTCGTGGACAATGCCGCAATGCAAATGATCCTGAATCCAAAACAGTTTGATGTGATCCTTACCGAAAATATGTTCGGAGACATTATTTCAGATGAGGCGAGTGTTATTGGTGGAAGTATTGGATTGCTTGAATCTGCTTCTGTTGGTACTGAAAATGCTCTTTTTGAGCCAATTCACGGCTCGTATCCTCAGGCTGCAGGTAAGGGAATCGCCAATCCGGTTGCTTCGGTACTTTCCGCAGCGATGATGCTGGATCATTTAGGTCTTAAGAAAGAAGCTGAAACGGTAAGAATGGCCGTAGAATTAAGTATAAAGTTGAATGTTTGTACTATAGATATCAATAAAGACAATCATTATTCAACTGAAAGGGTTGGAGATTTTCTGGAAAGTGTGATCAGCGATACCGAAGGTCATATAGTTAACAATGAAAACCTCAACCTTGGTCAAATGACTATAATATAA
- the leuD gene encoding 3-isopropylmalate dehydratase small subunit: MEKFIKLTDTVVPLDAENVDTDQIIPARFLKATDKEGFGENLFRDWRFDKTGEPNEDFVLNQDKYSGSILLAGNNFGCGSSREHAAWAIKAYGFKAVVSSYFADIFKGNALNNGLLPVQVSPDFLHKLFTAVEKEAEEKVVIDLEEQKISIQSSGESEHFDIDPYKKTCLINGYDDIDFLTSKLEAIKKFENKRSGQTEPQQTLQTEKI; this comes from the coding sequence ATGGAAAAGTTTATAAAATTAACAGATACGGTCGTGCCGTTGGATGCTGAGAATGTAGATACTGACCAGATCATTCCGGCCCGTTTTCTAAAAGCAACAGATAAGGAAGGTTTCGGAGAGAATCTTTTCCGCGACTGGCGCTTTGATAAAACAGGAGAGCCAAATGAAGATTTTGTGCTGAATCAGGATAAATATTCTGGCTCCATTCTACTTGCTGGGAATAATTTTGGTTGTGGCTCCAGCCGTGAACATGCTGCCTGGGCTATAAAAGCATACGGTTTCAAAGCGGTGGTATCCAGCTATTTTGCAGATATATTTAAAGGAAATGCCTTAAATAATGGATTATTACCGGTACAGGTAAGCCCTGACTTTCTTCATAAATTATTCACCGCTGTAGAAAAAGAAGCCGAGGAAAAGGTGGTCATTGATTTAGAAGAACAAAAGATAAGTATTCAAAGCTCAGGAGAATCTGAACATTTTGATATAGACCCTTATAAAAAAACCTGTCTGATCAATGGTTATGACGATATCGACTTTTTAACGAGTAAACTGGAAGCCATTAAAAAATTTGAAAATAAACGAAGCGGACAGACAGAACCGCAACAAACCCTACAAACTGAAAAAATATGA
- the leuC gene encoding 3-isopropylmalate dehydratase large subunit, which translates to MKKTLFDKIWDSHIVESIPNGPDILYIDKHLIHEVTSPQAFNELKERDIPVFRPDQIVATADHNTPTKDQHLPVKDLLSRKQLKELSQNCEENNITLYGLGHPYNGIVHVMAPELGITQPGMTIVCGDSHTSTHGAFGTIAFGIGTSQVTQVFASQCLLVEKPKKLRVNVNGKLKNGVLPKDVILYIISKLGTNSGTGYFCEYAGNVFEEMSMEGRMTVCNMSIEMGARGGLIAPDQTTIDYVEGREFAPKGAEFEKMKAHWETLKTDADAEFDQEYSFEAEDIEPMITYGTNPGMGIKLTGSIPVEGNKSDAKALAYMNFKPGETLLEKPINYIFIGSCTNSRIEDFRVAASYIKGKKKAENVNALIVPGSRQVAEQIKKEGLDKVFEDAGFTLRQPGCSACLAMNDDKIPEGEYCVSTSNRNFEGRQGPGSRTILASPLTAAATAISGKISDYTQTLN; encoded by the coding sequence ATGAAGAAAACTTTATTTGACAAAATATGGGACTCCCATATTGTGGAAAGCATACCTAATGGGCCGGACATTTTATATATCGATAAACATCTGATACATGAAGTGACCAGCCCACAGGCTTTTAATGAATTAAAGGAAAGAGATATTCCGGTTTTTCGTCCGGACCAGATCGTTGCTACAGCCGATCATAATACACCTACAAAAGACCAGCACCTTCCGGTGAAGGATCTTTTGTCCAGAAAACAGTTGAAGGAACTTAGCCAGAATTGCGAGGAGAACAATATTACTCTTTACGGTTTAGGGCATCCTTATAATGGCATTGTTCACGTGATGGCTCCCGAGCTTGGTATTACTCAACCGGGTATGACCATAGTTTGCGGGGATAGCCACACTTCTACTCATGGAGCCTTTGGAACAATTGCATTCGGAATTGGAACCAGCCAGGTGACCCAGGTGTTTGCCAGCCAGTGTTTACTCGTGGAAAAGCCTAAGAAGCTTCGGGTGAACGTCAATGGAAAACTGAAAAACGGAGTTCTTCCAAAAGATGTCATCCTTTATATCATCAGCAAGCTTGGAACAAATTCAGGTACAGGATATTTCTGCGAGTATGCAGGAAATGTATTCGAGGAGATGTCTATGGAAGGGCGAATGACCGTTTGCAACATGAGCATTGAAATGGGTGCTCGCGGCGGATTGATTGCTCCAGACCAGACTACTATAGATTATGTGGAAGGACGGGAATTCGCTCCAAAAGGAGCTGAGTTTGAAAAAATGAAAGCTCATTGGGAAACATTGAAAACCGATGCTGATGCAGAATTCGATCAGGAGTATTCCTTTGAAGCCGAAGATATTGAACCTATGATCACCTACGGAACAAATCCGGGAATGGGGATCAAGCTTACAGGATCTATTCCGGTGGAAGGAAATAAAAGTGATGCAAAGGCTCTTGCTTATATGAATTTTAAGCCGGGCGAAACCTTATTGGAGAAGCCGATAAATTATATTTTCATTGGTAGTTGTACTAACTCCAGAATTGAGGATTTCAGGGTTGCTGCCTCTTATATCAAAGGAAAGAAGAAAGCTGAAAATGTGAACGCTTTGATCGTGCCGGGTAGCCGTCAGGTTGCAGAACAGATCAAAAAAGAAGGCCTCGATAAAGTTTTTGAAGATGCCGGTTTTACCTTGAGACAGCCGGGATGTTCAGCATGTTTAGCTATGAATGATGATAAAATACCTGAGGGAGAATATTGTGTCTCTACAAGTAATAGAAATTTTGAAGGCAGACAGGGGCCCGGTTCCAGAACAATTCTGGCCAGCCCGCTAACTGCTGCTGCAACCGCAATTTCAGGTAAAATTTCAGATTATACTCAAACATTGAACTAA
- a CDS encoding 2-isopropylmalate synthase produces MRTEKVEIFDTTLRDGEQVPGCKLNTEQKLKIAARLDELGVDVIEAGFPVSSPGDFQSVNEISKLVKNATVCGLTRAVKNDIRVAAEALKFARKPRIHTGIGTSDSHIKYKFKSTRPEIIERAGEAVAFAKTFVDDVEFYAEDAGRTENEFLAKVCSEAVRNGATVLNIPDTTGYCLPEEYGKKIKYLKENVIGIENVIISCHCHNDLGLATANAIAGITNGARQIECTINGIGERAGNTALEEVVMILRQHPYLQLNTDINPQLLYDTSKMVSREMGMYVQPNKAIVGANAFAHSSGIHQDGVIKNRETYEIINPADVGVTESAIVLTARSGRAALAYKAKKMGYDLTKLELDHVYHEFLNFADAKKEVADHDIHTIMDIFKKSSRAIA; encoded by the coding sequence ATGCGTACTGAAAAGGTAGAAATTTTTGACACTACATTGAGGGACGGAGAACAAGTCCCCGGCTGCAAACTGAATACTGAACAAAAATTAAAAATTGCTGCGCGACTGGATGAACTGGGCGTGGATGTGATAGAAGCCGGTTTTCCTGTTTCAAGTCCTGGTGATTTTCAATCGGTAAACGAGATTTCGAAACTCGTTAAGAATGCAACTGTATGTGGACTGACCCGTGCTGTTAAGAATGACATTAGAGTTGCTGCCGAAGCGCTTAAATTTGCCCGTAAACCAAGAATACATACAGGAATTGGAACTTCCGATTCTCATATTAAATATAAATTCAAATCTACCAGACCGGAGATCATTGAAAGAGCTGGTGAGGCCGTTGCCTTTGCCAAAACTTTCGTTGATGATGTTGAGTTTTATGCCGAAGATGCCGGAAGAACCGAGAACGAATTCCTTGCAAAAGTGTGTTCAGAAGCGGTGAGAAATGGCGCTACCGTATTGAATATTCCGGATACAACCGGATATTGTCTTCCTGAAGAATATGGGAAAAAGATCAAATATTTAAAGGAAAATGTGATCGGCATCGAAAATGTGATCATTTCCTGCCATTGCCATAATGACCTTGGATTGGCTACCGCTAATGCCATTGCGGGAATCACAAATGGCGCGAGACAGATCGAATGTACCATCAATGGTATTGGAGAACGTGCCGGGAATACAGCCTTAGAAGAGGTCGTCATGATCTTGAGACAACATCCATATTTACAATTGAATACGGATATCAATCCGCAATTGTTGTATGATACCAGTAAAATGGTCTCCAGAGAAATGGGAATGTACGTCCAGCCGAACAAGGCAATCGTCGGTGCGAATGCCTTTGCACATAGCTCAGGTATTCACCAGGATGGCGTCATCAAGAACAGAGAAACATACGAAATTATAAATCCAGCCGATGTCGGGGTCACCGAGTCGGCTATTGTTTTAACTGCCCGCAGCGGAAGAGCTGCTTTAGCCTACAAAGCGAAGAAAATGGGATACGATCTTACCAAACTTGAATTAGATCATGTGTATCATGAATTCCTGAATTTCGCCGATGCTAAGAAAGAAGTGGCAGATCATGATATTCATACTATCATGGACATTTTCAAAAAAAGTTCAAGAGCAATTGCTTAA
- a CDS encoding DMT family transporter, with protein sequence MADRKHLINIFQLNLAVLLISTSGVLGRYITLDPVTTIFYRCILAVFVFYLYCRWKKIDLKIENKNDLLKLILGGLLMGGHWITYFYSLKFSSVAIALLSLFTYPVITAFLEPILFKTKFNKVHIALGILVLTGIYFLSPKFDLENNYFIAIIFGIASAIFYAFRNLLMKREVERYNGSALMFYQILVVSIVLIPSIFFSEFSEVTSQWKPLLVLAILTTCIGHTLFLQSFKNFTITTASIMSSIQPVYGIILGAIFLSEIPSLKTLIGGTLIISAVIIESIISVKNNK encoded by the coding sequence TTGGCAGATAGGAAACATTTGATAAATATATTCCAGTTGAATCTAGCGGTTTTGCTCATCAGCACTTCCGGAGTTCTTGGTCGATATATTACTTTAGATCCGGTTACCACAATATTCTACAGGTGTATCCTCGCTGTTTTTGTTTTTTATCTCTATTGTCGCTGGAAAAAGATCGATCTAAAAATTGAAAACAAAAATGATCTCTTAAAGCTGATTCTTGGAGGACTCCTAATGGGAGGGCATTGGATCACCTATTTCTATTCTCTCAAATTTTCCAGTGTAGCCATTGCTTTATTGTCGTTATTTACCTACCCGGTAATCACGGCATTCCTGGAACCAATCCTATTTAAAACAAAATTCAATAAAGTTCATATTGCTCTTGGAATATTAGTTCTGACAGGTATTTATTTTCTTAGTCCGAAATTCGATCTCGAAAACAATTACTTTATTGCCATAATTTTCGGGATCGCTTCTGCAATATTCTATGCCTTCCGGAATCTTTTGATGAAGCGGGAAGTTGAAAGATATAATGGGTCGGCGTTGATGTTCTACCAGATCCTGGTAGTTTCGATAGTGCTGATACCTTCCATTTTCTTCAGTGAATTTTCAGAAGTAACCAGTCAATGGAAACCCTTGCTGGTGCTAGCAATTCTTACAACATGCATCGGTCATACTTTATTCCTGCAAAGCTTTAAGAATTTTACTATTACCACTGCAAGTATTATGAGTAGTATTCAGCCGGTATATGGAATAATTCTGGGAGCGATTTTCTTAAGTGAGATCCCTTCCCTAAAAACTTTAATAGGTGGAACTTTAATAATAAGCGCTGTCATTATTGAAAGTATTATCTCTGTTAAGAATAATAAGTAA
- a CDS encoding neutral zinc metallopeptidase, translated as MKWRGNRQSDNMEDRRGSSGKGKLIAGGGIIGLIFVIAQFVLSDGDISVLDQLDEPSGNSTEVRELTPEEKELGDFTATVLAYTEDTWNSIFSENGMQYREPGMVLFTDAVQTACGGASAASGPFYCPGDQKVYMDLSFFNELRDRFGAQGGDFAIAYVMAHEVGHHVQNLLGTATKVRQLQQQTSREEANELSVALELQADFYAGVWAYYNKQYLQEGDIEEALSAANAVGDDAIQRKTSGRVNPDSFTHGTSEQRMKWFMRGYNSGDIRQGDTFSEILN; from the coding sequence ATGAAATGGCGCGGTAATAGACAGAGCGATAATATGGAAGATCGCAGGGGAAGTTCAGGAAAGGGTAAACTTATAGCTGGCGGTGGAATTATAGGATTGATATTTGTTATTGCCCAGTTCGTGCTTAGCGACGGAGATATTTCTGTCCTGGACCAATTAGATGAACCTTCCGGAAATTCTACTGAAGTTAGAGAACTTACCCCTGAAGAAAAAGAACTTGGAGATTTCACAGCTACGGTTCTTGCGTATACCGAAGACACCTGGAATTCCATATTTTCTGAAAACGGGATGCAATATAGAGAACCGGGAATGGTTCTTTTCACCGATGCGGTTCAAACCGCCTGTGGCGGCGCCTCTGCTGCCAGCGGTCCTTTTTACTGTCCAGGTGATCAAAAAGTTTATATGGACCTGAGTTTCTTTAATGAACTTCGTGATAGGTTTGGTGCCCAAGGAGGTGATTTTGCGATTGCTTACGTAATGGCACACGAAGTTGGCCACCATGTTCAGAATTTGTTGGGAACTGCCACGAAAGTAAGACAATTACAACAACAAACTAGCCGGGAAGAGGCGAATGAACTATCGGTCGCTTTAGAGCTTCAGGCCGATTTTTATGCCGGTGTGTGGGCTTATTACAACAAACAATATCTTCAGGAAGGTGATATTGAGGAAGCTTTAAGTGCCGCCAATGCCGTTGGAGATGATGCGATCCAGAGAAAAACCTCGGGCAGGGTAAATCCAGACTCCTTTACTCATGGAACTTCTGAACAGCGCATGAAATGGTTTATGAGAGGTTATAATTCCGGAGACATCAGGCAGGGCGATACTTTCAGCGAGATCCTTAATTGA
- a CDS encoding RNA pseudouridine synthase, translating into MDSEKTFSNKNNLKVLHEDNHIIIVNKRAGDIVQGDKTGDKPLSEVVKSYLKEKYNKPGNVYLGVVHRLDRPTSGIVVFSKTSKALPRLNKLFQDKKAKKTYWAVVKNPPPNESGELVHYMKRNSKQNKSYAHKNEVPDSKKAILDYRLLKKLDNYYLLEIDLHTGRHHQIRSQLSAIGCPIKGDLKYGFDRSNKDASIHLHSRELKFTHPVKKELIHIVAPPPSDPIWDAIMK; encoded by the coding sequence TTGGATTCAGAAAAAACATTCTCCAACAAGAATAATTTAAAAGTACTCCACGAGGATAATCATATTATCATCGTGAATAAGCGCGCAGGAGATATTGTACAGGGAGATAAGACCGGTGATAAGCCTTTGAGTGAAGTTGTTAAGTCTTATTTAAAGGAGAAATATAACAAGCCAGGTAATGTTTACTTGGGCGTTGTTCACAGATTGGACCGTCCTACCAGCGGAATCGTAGTTTTCTCAAAGACCTCTAAAGCCTTACCTAGACTGAATAAATTATTTCAAGATAAGAAAGCAAAAAAGACCTATTGGGCTGTTGTAAAAAATCCGCCTCCAAATGAAAGCGGTGAACTGGTTCATTACATGAAGAGGAATTCTAAACAGAATAAATCTTACGCCCATAAAAATGAAGTTCCCGATAGTAAAAAAGCGATCCTGGATTACCGGTTACTTAAAAAACTGGACAATTACTATTTGCTGGAAATCGATCTTCATACCGGCAGACACCACCAGATAAGAAGTCAGTTATCGGCGATTGGCTGCCCAATAAAAGGTGATCTTAAATATGGATTTGACCGTAGTAACAAAGACGCCAGCATTCATTTACATTCACGGGAATTAAAATTCACACACCCGGTAAAAAAGGAGCTTATTCACATTGTTGCTCCTCCCCCATCAGATCCTATTTGGGATGCAATTATGAAATAA
- the panB gene encoding 3-methyl-2-oxobutanoate hydroxymethyltransferase, whose translation MSVAKKEYKRITTKSLVDMKSNGEKISMLTAYDFTMAQIVDGAGIDVILVGDSASNVMAGHETTLPITLDQMIYHATSVVRAINRALVVVDLPFGSYQSDPKEALRSAIRIMKESGGHAVKLEGGKEVKESVKRILHAGIPVMGHLGLTPQSIYKFGTYTVRAKEDQEAEKLKSDAKMLEKMGCFALVLEKVPAKLAQEVAESLTIPVIGIGAGNGVDGQVLVIHDMLGMTHEFNPRFLRRYADLHAEMTKAFENYRDDVKSKAFPSDDEQY comes from the coding sequence ATGTCAGTTGCCAAAAAGGAATACAAACGTATCACCACAAAGTCTCTTGTAGACATGAAATCTAACGGAGAAAAGATCAGTATGCTTACGGCATACGATTTTACCATGGCTCAAATTGTTGATGGTGCGGGGATAGATGTGATCCTTGTTGGTGACTCTGCCAGTAATGTTATGGCTGGCCATGAAACTACGCTTCCTATTACCCTGGACCAGATGATCTATCATGCTACCAGTGTAGTTAGAGCTATTAATCGTGCCCTGGTTGTTGTAGACCTGCCTTTCGGAAGTTATCAGAGTGACCCTAAAGAAGCTTTAAGGTCGGCCATCAGGATCATGAAAGAAAGTGGAGGTCATGCGGTTAAACTTGAAGGCGGAAAAGAAGTAAAGGAAAGCGTAAAGCGTATTCTCCATGCTGGGATCCCGGTTATGGGACATTTAGGGCTCACCCCGCAATCAATCTATAAGTTCGGAACCTATACGGTTAGAGCTAAGGAAGATCAGGAAGCAGAGAAATTGAAATCTGACGCTAAGATGCTCGAAAAAATGGGTTGTTTTGCATTGGTTCTTGAGAAAGTCCCAGCTAAACTGGCCCAAGAAGTTGCGGAAAGCCTTACTATTCCTGTTATTGGTATTGGTGCCGGTAATGGCGTTGATGGACAGGTTCTGGTTATTCATGATATGTTAGGAATGACCCACGAGTTCAATCCAAGGTTTTTAAGACGGTACGCCGATTTGCATGCTGAAATGACCAAAGCATTTGAAAATTACAGAGATGATGTGAAAAGCAAAGCTTTTCCATCAGATGACGAACAATACTAA
- a CDS encoding nuclear transport factor 2 family protein, which yields MMKRILSVAFFLINMTVFAQAEKSSDSPKQLVLDFFEAFHAQDTVKLKNFAVEGTILQSVSMDAEGNTKLSTDDYSKFIKSIASIPAEASFQEKLHEFRIEENGLLATVTTPYSFYYNGNLSHCGVNSFELVKFNDVWKITYLIDTRTKENCD from the coding sequence ATGATGAAAAGAATCTTATCAGTTGCCTTTTTTCTTATCAATATGACCGTTTTTGCACAGGCTGAAAAATCTTCAGACAGCCCTAAACAATTAGTGCTTGATTTCTTTGAAGCATTTCATGCTCAGGACACTGTGAAACTTAAAAATTTTGCGGTGGAAGGGACCATACTTCAATCAGTTTCAATGGATGCCGAAGGGAATACAAAACTGAGTACAGATGATTATTCAAAATTTATAAAAAGCATCGCGTCAATTCCTGCGGAAGCTAGCTTTCAAGAGAAATTGCATGAGTTTAGAATTGAAGAGAACGGTCTTCTGGCTACAGTTACCACGCCTTATTCCTTTTATTATAATGGAAATTTAAGCCACTGCGGAGTGAACAGTTTTGAGCTGGTAAAGTTTAATGATGTATGGAAGATCACTTATTTGATAGATACCAGGACTAAGGAAAACTGTGATTAG
- a CDS encoding formylglycine-generating enzyme family protein produces the protein MKLKLITLVFSSILILASCGDDKKSKPIQVIDQVPEKDFGDYHKNYLREISFIDTRADSSSTSNMVKLSGGSFMMGGNSNQARQDEFPRHKENINPIWVDKTEVTNAQFQEFVDETGYVTTAERSFKIKGKKYEAGALVFDPYNPEWWWKFVKGANWQHPTGPDSDIEGKENYPVVQVSWYDAMAYAKWAGKRLPTEAEYEYFNRAGNDTLIYHWGNEFEKAPEMANFFQGNFPRQNSVEDHFEKEAPVMSYPANDFGLYETSGNVWEWCFDTYYPDAYSRLDKRTDGYFKEFVNMEQQKVIRGGSFLCSETYCTGYRNAARMSSAPDTGLEHTGFRCVKDI, from the coding sequence TTGAAACTTAAGCTGATCACGCTAGTTTTTTCCAGTATTTTAATACTCGCTTCATGTGGTGACGACAAAAAATCGAAACCTATTCAGGTGATTGATCAAGTCCCCGAAAAGGATTTTGGTGACTACCATAAAAATTATCTTAGGGAGATCTCATTTATAGACACCAGGGCAGATTCCTCTTCCACATCTAATATGGTTAAGCTTTCTGGAGGTAGCTTTATGATGGGAGGAAATAGCAATCAGGCCCGCCAGGATGAATTTCCGCGACATAAAGAAAATATTAATCCTATCTGGGTAGATAAGACCGAAGTGACCAACGCTCAATTTCAGGAATTTGTAGACGAAACTGGTTATGTAACCACCGCTGAACGCTCTTTCAAAATTAAGGGGAAGAAATATGAAGCCGGTGCCTTGGTTTTTGATCCTTATAATCCTGAATGGTGGTGGAAATTCGTAAAAGGCGCGAATTGGCAACACCCAACAGGACCTGATAGTGATATTGAAGGAAAAGAAAATTACCCGGTAGTCCAGGTATCATGGTATGATGCAATGGCTTATGCTAAATGGGCCGGCAAAAGACTTCCTACCGAAGCTGAATATGAATATTTTAACCGGGCAGGTAACGACACGCTTATTTATCATTGGGGAAATGAATTTGAAAAAGCTCCTGAAATGGCCAATTTCTTCCAGGGGAATTTTCCCAGACAGAATTCGGTTGAAGATCATTTTGAAAAAGAAGCCCCGGTAATGTCTTATCCGGCCAATGACTTCGGATTATATGAAACCTCAGGGAATGTATGGGAATGGTGCTTTGATACTTATTACCCCGATGCTTATTCGAGGCTCGATAAAAGAACCGATGGATATTTTAAGGAATTCGTGAATATGGAACAGCAAAAGGTAATTCGAGGCGGATCTTTTCTCTGCAGCGAAACTTATTGCACAGGTTATAGAAATGCAGCCAGGATGAGTTCAGCGCCAGACACCGGATTGGAACATACCGGTTTCAGATGTGTAAAGGATATCTAA